One window of Papaver somniferum cultivar HN1 chromosome 9, ASM357369v1, whole genome shotgun sequence genomic DNA carries:
- the LOC113309243 gene encoding LRR receptor-like serine/threonine-protein kinase IOS1: protein MKNTKVNLIHFLSALSISSLLLTVSALTDSTDVEAINLLKTTFPLLGLLSTGDPCLPSPYLWVKCSFHFTPRVTALNLHDSLLITDRTLPLPDFSAMDALEIIDLSDNVLQQEFPDFLANFPKLKVLNLANNFLFGTVPTSLRDKSKANTLKLTLTGIGMTKLCFSDEDSCGTKTGTGTGRGTGTPGTGSGSSPGINTGSTPKPTESRNKTLPIALGVGIPVFVIFWAIVAFLAIDHQKRKAAMAAAAAQGQTNEISGLAMPVDVDTEQQMHPTVKAT, encoded by the exons ATGAAGAATACTAAGGTCAATCTTATTCATTTCTTATCAGCATTGTCTATCTCATCTCTACTCTTAACAGTTTCGGCATTAACGGATTCAACTGATG TGGAGgcaataaatttgttaaaaacaACTTTTCCGCTACTTGGATTACTATCAACCGGTGATCCATGTCTTCCTAGTCCATATCTATGGGTTAAGTGTAGCTTCCATTTTACACCTCGAGTAACAGCACT AAATCTTCATGACTCTTTATTGATTACGGACCGTACGCTACCTCTTCCAGATTTTAGTGCCATGGATGCACTTGAAATCAT AGACTTAAGCGATAACGTTTTGCAACAAGaatttcctgattttcttgccaaTTTCCCTAAACTAAAAGTGTT GAATTTGGCGAATAACTTTCTTTTTGGAACGGTGCCTACATCATTAAGGGACAAGTCAAAAGCAAACACGTTAAAGTTAAC GTTGACGGGAATCGGAATGACAAAGTTGTGTTTCTCCGACGAAGACTCATGCGGAACTAAAACAGGAACGGGTACAGGTAGAGGAACAGGAACACCAGGAACCGGATCAGGATCTTCCCCGGGAATAAACACTGGTTCTACTCCAAAGCCAACAGAAAGTCGTAACAAAACGTTACCAATTGCACTTGGGGTTGGGATCCCGGTTTTTGTGATTTTCTGGGCTATTGTTGCATTTCTAGCTATTGATCATCAAAAGAGGAAGGCGGCAATGGCAGCAGCAGCCGCCCAAG GGCAAACAAATGAGATCTCTGGGCTGGCAATGCCCGTGGACGTCGACACCGAGCAACAGATGCACCCGACTGTTAAGGCTACTTGA
- the LOC113309244 gene encoding probable LRR receptor-like serine/threonine-protein kinase At1g05700, producing the protein MKNIKVNLVHFLLALSFSSLFLTISAQTNKTDAEALGLLLTTFEIVSTVDPCLPTPLPGIECSSDATPRIISLNISGAGLFTMVLPDFSAMDALEIIDFSDNIIVQEFPDFLANFPKLKVLNLANNFLFGTVPTSLLRRLIENTLELTLTGTGMVNLCFSDEEKCRFESPAGAPETQPNFGRTFTTFSQPPPSILGDVGK; encoded by the exons ATGAAGAATATTAAGGTCAatcttgttcatttcttattagcATTGAGCTTCTCATCTCTATTCCTAACGATTTCGGCACAAACGAATAAAACTGATG CGGAGGCACTAGGTTTATTACTAACTACTTTCGAGATAGTATCAACCGTTGATCCATGTCTTCCCACACCATTACCAGGGATTGAGTGTAGCTCCGATGCTACACCTCGAATAATATCATT AAATATTAGCGGTGCTGGATTGTTTACAATGGTTCTCCCGGATTTTAGCGCCATGGATGCACTTGAAATCAT agacttcagcgATAACATTATCGTACAAGaatttcctgattttcttgccaaCTTCCCTAAATTAAAAGTGTT GAATTTGGCGAATAACTTTCTCTTTGGAACAGTACCTACATCATTACTGAGAAGATTAATTGAAAATACGTTGGAGTTGAC GTTGACAGGAACGGGAATGGTAAACTTGTGTTTTTCCGACGAAGAGAAATGCAGATTTGaatcaccagcaggagcaccagaaACACAACCAAATTTCGGACGAACATTTACAACTTTCAGCCAGCCGCCGCCAAGTATACTAGGCGACGTAGGAAAGTAA